In Symphalangus syndactylus isolate Jambi chromosome 6, NHGRI_mSymSyn1-v2.1_pri, whole genome shotgun sequence, a genomic segment contains:
- the CYB5R2 gene encoding NADH-cytochrome b5 reductase 2 isoform X1, translated as MLGVSLRDPSLLLTITVIGVTVLVLVLKSMNSRRRKPITLQDPEAKYPLPLIEKEKISHNTRRFRFGLPSPDHVLGLPVGNYVQLLAKIDNELVVRAYTPVSSDDDRGFVDLIIKIYFKNVHPQYPEGGKMTQYLENMKIGDTIFFRGPKGRLFYHGPGNLGIRPDQTSEPKNKLADHLGMIAGGTGITPMLQLIRHITKHPSDRTRMSLIFANQTEEDILVKKELEDIARTHPDQFDLWYTLDRPPIGWKYSSGFITADMIKEHLPPPGKSTLILVCGPPPLIQTAAHPNLEKLGYTQDMIFTY; from the exons ATGTTGGGCGTCTCACTCCGG GACCCGTCCCTGCTCCTGACCATCACCGTCATTGGGGTCACTGTGCTCGTGTTGGTCCTGAAGAGCATGAACTCCAGGAGGAGAAAGCCAATCACCTTACAGGACCCTGAAGCCAAGTACCCGCTGCCCTTGATTGAGAAAGAG aaAATCAGCCACAACACCCGGAGGTTCCGCTTTGGACTGCCTTCGCCGGACCATGTCTTAGGGCTTCCCGTAG GTAACTATGTCCAGCTCTTGGCAAAAATTGATAATGAATTGGTGGTCAGAGCTTACACGCCTGTTTCCAGTGATGATGACAGAGGCTTTGTGGACCTAATTATAAAG ATCTACTTCAAAAATGTACACCCCCAATATCCTGAAGGGGGGAAGATGACTCAGTATTTGGAGAACATGAAAATCGGGGACACCATCTTTTTTCGAGGGCCAAAGGGACGCTTGTTTTACCATGGGCCAG GGAATCTTGGAATCAGACCAGACCAGACGAGTGAGCCGAAAAACAAACTGGCCGATCACCTGGGAATGATTGCTGGGGGCACAG GCATCACACCCATGTTGCAGCTCATTCGCCACATCACCAAGCACCCCAGTGACAGGACCAGGATGTCCCTCATCTTTGCCAACCAG ACAGAGGAGGATATCTTGGTCAAAAAAGAGCTTGAAGACATTGCCAGGACTCACCCAGACCAGTTCGACCTGTGGTACACCCTGGACAGGCCTCCCATTG GCTGGAAGTACAGCTCAGGCTTCATTACTGCCGACATGATCAAGGAGCACCTTCCTCCTCCGGGGAAGTCCACGCTCATCCTGGTGTGTGGCCCGCCACCCTTGATCCAGACGGCGGCTCACCCTAACCTGGAGAAGCTGGGTTATACCCAGGACATGATTTTCACCTACTAA
- the CYB5R2 gene encoding NADH-cytochrome b5 reductase 2 isoform X2 has protein sequence MLGVSLRDPSLLLTITVIGVTVLVLVLKSMNSRRRKPITLQDPEAKYPLPLIEKEKISHNTRRFRFGLPSPDHVLGLPVGNYVQLLAKIDNELVVRAYTPVSSDDDRGFVDLIIKIYFKNVHPQYPEGGKMTQYLENMKIGDTIFFRGPKGRLFYHGPGNLGIRPDQTSEPKNKLADHLGMIAGGTGITPMLQLIRHITKHPSDRTRMSLIFANQRRISWSKKSLKTLPGLTQTSSTCGTPWTGLPLAGSTAQASLLPT, from the exons ATGTTGGGCGTCTCACTCCGG GACCCGTCCCTGCTCCTGACCATCACCGTCATTGGGGTCACTGTGCTCGTGTTGGTCCTGAAGAGCATGAACTCCAGGAGGAGAAAGCCAATCACCTTACAGGACCCTGAAGCCAAGTACCCGCTGCCCTTGATTGAGAAAGAG aaAATCAGCCACAACACCCGGAGGTTCCGCTTTGGACTGCCTTCGCCGGACCATGTCTTAGGGCTTCCCGTAG GTAACTATGTCCAGCTCTTGGCAAAAATTGATAATGAATTGGTGGTCAGAGCTTACACGCCTGTTTCCAGTGATGATGACAGAGGCTTTGTGGACCTAATTATAAAG ATCTACTTCAAAAATGTACACCCCCAATATCCTGAAGGGGGGAAGATGACTCAGTATTTGGAGAACATGAAAATCGGGGACACCATCTTTTTTCGAGGGCCAAAGGGACGCTTGTTTTACCATGGGCCAG GGAATCTTGGAATCAGACCAGACCAGACGAGTGAGCCGAAAAACAAACTGGCCGATCACCTGGGAATGATTGCTGGGGGCACAG GCATCACACCCATGTTGCAGCTCATTCGCCACATCACCAAGCACCCCAGTGACAGGACCAGGATGTCCCTCATCTTTGCCAACCAG AGGAGGATATCTTGGTCAAAAAAGAGCTTGAAGACATTGCCAGGACTCACCCAGACCAGTTCGACCTGTGGTACACCCTGGACAGGCCTCCCATTG GCTGGAAGTACAGCTCAGGCTTCATTACTGCCGACATGA
- the CYB5R2 gene encoding NADH-cytochrome b5 reductase 2 isoform X4 — MNSRRRKPITLQDPEAKYPLPLIEKEKISHNTRRFRFGLPSPDHVLGLPVGNYVQLLAKIDNELVVRAYTPVSSDDDRGFVDLIIKIYFKNVHPQYPEGGKMTQYLENMKIGDTIFFRGPKGRLFYHGPGNLGIRPDQTSEPKNKLADHLGMIAGGTGITPMLQLIRHITKHPSDRTRMSLIFANQTEEDILVKKELEDIARTHPDQFDLWYTLDRPPIGWKYSSGFITADMIKEHLPPPGKSTLILVCGPPPLIQTAAHPNLEKLGYTQDMIFTY, encoded by the exons ATGAACTCCAGGAGGAGAAAGCCAATCACCTTACAGGACCCTGAAGCCAAGTACCCGCTGCCCTTGATTGAGAAAGAG aaAATCAGCCACAACACCCGGAGGTTCCGCTTTGGACTGCCTTCGCCGGACCATGTCTTAGGGCTTCCCGTAG GTAACTATGTCCAGCTCTTGGCAAAAATTGATAATGAATTGGTGGTCAGAGCTTACACGCCTGTTTCCAGTGATGATGACAGAGGCTTTGTGGACCTAATTATAAAG ATCTACTTCAAAAATGTACACCCCCAATATCCTGAAGGGGGGAAGATGACTCAGTATTTGGAGAACATGAAAATCGGGGACACCATCTTTTTTCGAGGGCCAAAGGGACGCTTGTTTTACCATGGGCCAG GGAATCTTGGAATCAGACCAGACCAGACGAGTGAGCCGAAAAACAAACTGGCCGATCACCTGGGAATGATTGCTGGGGGCACAG GCATCACACCCATGTTGCAGCTCATTCGCCACATCACCAAGCACCCCAGTGACAGGACCAGGATGTCCCTCATCTTTGCCAACCAG ACAGAGGAGGATATCTTGGTCAAAAAAGAGCTTGAAGACATTGCCAGGACTCACCCAGACCAGTTCGACCTGTGGTACACCCTGGACAGGCCTCCCATTG GCTGGAAGTACAGCTCAGGCTTCATTACTGCCGACATGATCAAGGAGCACCTTCCTCCTCCGGGGAAGTCCACGCTCATCCTGGTGTGTGGCCCGCCACCCTTGATCCAGACGGCGGCTCACCCTAACCTGGAGAAGCTGGGTTATACCCAGGACATGATTTTCACCTACTAA
- the CYB5R2 gene encoding NADH-cytochrome b5 reductase 2 isoform X3 — protein MNSRRRKPITLQDPEAKYPLPLIEKEKISHNTRRFRFGLPSPDHVLGLPVGNYVQLLAKIDNELVVRAYTPVSSDDDRGFVDLIIKIYFKNVHPQYPEGGKMTQYLENMKIGDTIFFRGPKGRLFYHGPGNLGIRPDQTSEPKNKLADHLGMIAGGTGITPMLQLIRHITKHPSDRTRMSLIFANQRRISWSKKSLKTLPGLTQTSSTCGTPWTGLPLAGSTAQASLLPT, from the exons ATGAACTCCAGGAGGAGAAAGCCAATCACCTTACAGGACCCTGAAGCCAAGTACCCGCTGCCCTTGATTGAGAAAGAG aaAATCAGCCACAACACCCGGAGGTTCCGCTTTGGACTGCCTTCGCCGGACCATGTCTTAGGGCTTCCCGTAG GTAACTATGTCCAGCTCTTGGCAAAAATTGATAATGAATTGGTGGTCAGAGCTTACACGCCTGTTTCCAGTGATGATGACAGAGGCTTTGTGGACCTAATTATAAAG ATCTACTTCAAAAATGTACACCCCCAATATCCTGAAGGGGGGAAGATGACTCAGTATTTGGAGAACATGAAAATCGGGGACACCATCTTTTTTCGAGGGCCAAAGGGACGCTTGTTTTACCATGGGCCAG GGAATCTTGGAATCAGACCAGACCAGACGAGTGAGCCGAAAAACAAACTGGCCGATCACCTGGGAATGATTGCTGGGGGCACAG GCATCACACCCATGTTGCAGCTCATTCGCCACATCACCAAGCACCCCAGTGACAGGACCAGGATGTCCCTCATCTTTGCCAACCAG AGGAGGATATCTTGGTCAAAAAAGAGCTTGAAGACATTGCCAGGACTCACCCAGACCAGTTCGACCTGTGGTACACCCTGGACAGGCCTCCCATTG GCTGGAAGTACAGCTCAGGCTTCATTACTGCCGACATGA